A window from Effusibacillus pohliae DSM 22757 encodes these proteins:
- a CDS encoding PASTA domain-containing protein, producing the protein MLAYFSSTKIRLLLAGLLVFAGGIGVGAVSSYISSDDQVPELLQKGDAAYEAQKWAEALAYYRKAVVFKPNSKEINQKIKLAEEKLNSVQIGTASGNASAPAATNQPPSANQPSADHPAANQPAQTQSTDQTQAADANAENTVPNLLGLSKSDAENLLLSKHMRYRYSIVASDAQSGTVFKQEPAPGQPYTAGQRVVFYVSQ; encoded by the coding sequence ATGTTGGCCTACTTCTCATCCACCAAAATCCGGCTGCTGCTGGCAGGATTGCTGGTGTTTGCAGGGGGGATCGGCGTTGGGGCGGTCAGCTCCTATATCTCCAGCGATGACCAGGTCCCCGAATTGCTGCAGAAAGGGGACGCCGCATACGAGGCGCAAAAATGGGCGGAAGCGCTCGCATACTACCGCAAGGCAGTGGTCTTCAAACCGAACAGCAAAGAGATCAACCAGAAAATCAAACTGGCGGAAGAAAAATTGAATAGCGTGCAAATCGGAACCGCTTCCGGCAACGCATCTGCTCCGGCGGCGACCAACCAGCCGCCATCTGCCAACCAACCGTCTGCCGACCACCCGGCCGCCAATCAGCCGGCCCAAACCCAGTCGACCGATCAGACGCAGGCGGCCGATGCAAATGCGGAAAACACCGTTCCCAATTTGCTCGGCCTCAGCAAAAGTGACGCGGAAAATCTGCTGCTATCCAAACACATGCGATACAGATATTCTATCGTGGCGTCCGATGCACAATCCGGAACGGTCTTCAAGCAAGAACCGGCACCAGGCCAGCCGTATACGGCCGGGCAACGAGTGGTTTTTTATGTGAGTCAGTGA
- a CDS encoding ArnT family glycosyltransferase, with product MSGSSDWGRVVHVPATEREFSWRPLLHLTVLTAAAVAVRLLFIASYPTGWDDVDFALALNQYDLSRMQPHFPGYPVYILLGHLFDLRPDNPFFALSLLSAVAGGFTIIPLWLLFHRMGPAPVARLAVWLYSLAPLPLVMSIQPMSDSLGAFFAAWVAYCAWRAADGMGCQLVAAGVALGLLLGVRVSYLPLAALWLYAILYAVRRREIPVKWRVRSAVISAGAVGVTCFVWLAALVHSTGGIDSFLTLALSFTGGHFSDWGGAYHAGDSLAERAKLFFLRQIGAAGVGTVWWENDSANGHPATWSWAFGWRWIGTISVFVGIAGLVGRLRLRGPAANQGEFRLTRKQAAFLFIWIVPYLLWAFFAQNVEKPRHILPLLPPILYLLAAGMWRFSAFAAQQRFLQRAIFTMVGVVWLAGVTGVSVPLLREAHAAESPMMQLARYVAANVPVDDSLIFAWEEQRVLNYVTPAHTVIRLRKWEDFRTEILQYEKPPARIFATNALLDGMDRDVRGLFREVREFRGNPWLYPTYHTIVLYEAAPLLYDQLRQGKGELAWKSKRY from the coding sequence GTGAGCGGATCGTCCGACTGGGGGCGGGTCGTCCACGTTCCGGCAACGGAGAGAGAGTTTAGTTGGCGGCCGCTCCTTCATCTGACGGTGCTGACTGCGGCGGCAGTCGCAGTGCGGCTACTATTCATCGCCTCGTATCCGACCGGCTGGGACGACGTCGATTTTGCGCTGGCGCTCAACCAGTACGATCTATCGCGGATGCAGCCGCATTTTCCCGGTTATCCGGTGTATATCCTGCTGGGGCATCTGTTTGATCTGCGGCCGGACAATCCGTTTTTCGCTTTATCCTTACTGTCTGCCGTTGCCGGGGGATTCACGATCATCCCGCTGTGGTTGCTGTTTCATCGGATGGGCCCGGCCCCAGTCGCCCGCCTGGCGGTTTGGTTGTACAGCCTGGCGCCCCTGCCGCTTGTCATGAGCATCCAGCCGATGTCCGATTCGCTCGGCGCGTTTTTTGCGGCGTGGGTAGCGTATTGTGCCTGGCGGGCGGCGGATGGGATGGGGTGTCAGCTTGTTGCAGCGGGCGTTGCACTCGGGTTGCTGCTGGGGGTGCGAGTTTCCTATCTGCCGCTGGCAGCGCTTTGGCTGTACGCCATCCTCTATGCGGTGCGCCGACGCGAAATCCCTGTTAAATGGCGCGTCCGCAGTGCCGTCATTTCCGCTGGAGCTGTCGGGGTGACGTGTTTTGTTTGGCTGGCCGCCTTGGTGCACTCGACCGGCGGAATCGACTCCTTTCTGACGCTGGCGCTTTCCTTCACCGGCGGCCATTTCTCCGATTGGGGAGGCGCCTATCACGCCGGGGATTCGCTCGCAGAACGGGCAAAACTGTTTTTCCTGCGGCAGATTGGAGCCGCCGGGGTGGGCACGGTCTGGTGGGAAAACGATTCGGCAAACGGGCATCCGGCAACCTGGTCCTGGGCTTTCGGATGGCGGTGGATTGGGACGATTTCGGTATTCGTGGGGATAGCAGGGCTGGTCGGCCGGCTCCGCTTGAGGGGGCCGGCCGCGAATCAGGGGGAATTCCGGCTGACACGCAAACAGGCCGCGTTCCTGTTCATCTGGATCGTCCCGTATTTGCTGTGGGCGTTTTTCGCCCAGAACGTGGAGAAGCCGCGGCATATTTTGCCGCTGTTGCCGCCAATTCTTTACTTGTTGGCAGCGGGGATGTGGCGGTTTTCTGCTTTTGCCGCACAACAACGTTTCTTGCAGCGAGCCATTTTTACGATGGTGGGAGTTGTGTGGCTGGCGGGTGTTACCGGCGTGTCGGTTCCGCTGCTGCGGGAGGCGCATGCGGCCGAATCGCCGATGATGCAGCTCGCCCGCTATGTGGCCGCCAATGTTCCGGTGGATGACAGCCTGATTTTTGCATGGGAAGAACAGCGGGTACTCAACTATGTCACGCCAGCCCATACGGTGATTCGGCTGCGAAAATGGGAAGACTTCCGGACGGAGATTTTGCAGTATGAAAAGCCGCCTGCCCGAATTTTTGCGACAAACGCGCTGCTTGACGGAATGGACCGCGATGTGCGGGGGCTGTTCCGGGAAGTGCGGGAGTTTCGGGGGAATCCCTGGCTGTACCCGACCTATCATACAATTGTCCTGTACGAAGCTGCACCGCTTTTGTATGATCAGCTTCGGCAGGGCAAGGGGGAATTGGCATGGAAATCCAAGCGTTATTGA
- a CDS encoding FTR1 family iron permease has protein sequence MEIQALLITFREALEAFLIVGIITTYLKRVQRPEFIKYVWLGAVLAVAASFGAALLFQVVLTGFAAMGSEMYLKIAIMFISALLLTQMVFWMAKQSRDIKGKVEGKLDQFVTAGNVLGMVIHSFLVVLREGVETVFFFAAISGGNIGAAMQNWGAVSGILIAAVVSYLFFKGTMRIPLKTFFQVTGAFIVLIAAGLLVQAFSMLQDLNIVGSVLPHVYDLTWLMPEHPIDYDHYVRDTGRHPLISGQVGLFMKSLFGYSSSPSLEEVLLYIGYFAVLYLLLRRPQADTEKQDASSATSGRTRPAGSVEGAETLQANSTAGAETLHANAKVAKES, from the coding sequence ATGGAAATCCAAGCGTTATTGATCACGTTTCGCGAGGCGTTGGAAGCGTTCCTGATCGTCGGCATTATCACGACCTACTTGAAACGGGTGCAACGTCCCGAATTCATAAAATACGTCTGGCTTGGGGCGGTGTTGGCCGTGGCCGCCAGCTTCGGTGCAGCGCTCTTGTTCCAGGTGGTGCTGACCGGCTTTGCCGCGATGGGCAGCGAAATGTATCTGAAAATCGCGATCATGTTCATATCCGCTCTGCTCCTGACGCAGATGGTGTTCTGGATGGCGAAGCAGAGCCGGGACATCAAAGGCAAAGTGGAAGGGAAACTCGACCAATTCGTCACGGCCGGCAATGTGCTGGGCATGGTGATCCACTCGTTCCTGGTGGTGCTGCGGGAAGGGGTGGAGACCGTATTTTTCTTTGCGGCGATTTCGGGCGGCAATATCGGCGCCGCGATGCAAAATTGGGGGGCGGTCAGCGGGATTCTGATCGCGGCCGTCGTCAGCTATTTGTTCTTCAAGGGCACGATGCGGATTCCGCTGAAAACGTTCTTTCAGGTTACCGGAGCGTTTATCGTCCTGATCGCCGCGGGACTGCTGGTGCAGGCGTTCTCGATGCTGCAGGACCTGAACATCGTGGGCAGCGTGTTGCCGCATGTGTATGATCTCACCTGGCTGATGCCGGAGCATCCGATCGATTATGACCACTATGTGCGGGATACCGGGAGACATCCGCTCATTTCGGGACAGGTGGGCCTTTTCATGAAATCCTTGTTCGGCTACTCCTCGTCGCCTTCGTTGGAGGAAGTGCTGCTGTACATCGGATATTTTGCGGTGTTGTATCTGCTGCTGAGGCGTCCGCAGGCCGACACGGAGAAACAAGATGCAAGCTCCGCCACGAGCGGCCGAACGCGGCCAGCGGGTTCCGTGGAAGGCGCCGAGACGCTGCAAGCGAATTCCACAGCAGGAGCCGAGACGCTGCATGCGAATGCAAAGGTGGCGAAAGAATCGTGA
- a CDS encoding alkaline phosphatase family protein, with protein MKSASWFEIIAARCWNVLNEGKTFTPVFVLSVFLLANRFDVDWLRLGEALLLTLPLFLVYYVFDFPLHMRWFLLGPLISFVAMYGYWNGRLLLWAFGLYTFFTVFFWGTLYYHLRIGTTWWNFTRIWKLFLRNSDSTSGNVFEQLPKVFLLLLVLDWSYHGLAAAGSAGRETGAGNTDWGAGIADRGAVAGTGGLFAGTAASGAPIDWVAYAGFVAGVAVFSWLVHRLLFNWKPQEYPTYTSNAEVSRPLAKRAVVIVIDGCRKERFEQADAPFLHHLRTTGVYYDRMETVYPARTVVCFSSMFTGTYPREHGIRSNMVWKLGVRVESVFDKLKQQGRKGILFGCAHLIDAFGDYVESFTSVEKNDIVDHKIMARAKEIMRRENPDLMVIQLIAVDQTGHSRGVLYPEYLEKIRETDRLIEDFYRWMEQEGFHDDTVVAVMADHGQGNGIGGHGHLDEGERFVPFLLHGPCMKRGVEVKELRSIVSLAPTLCYLLGIPYPDKSRGPVLLEAIDPLADRSQDVADQSWSDTETAKRELQHEETDRRDSGF; from the coding sequence GTGAAATCGGCTTCCTGGTTTGAGATCATCGCCGCCCGCTGTTGGAACGTGCTGAATGAGGGCAAGACGTTTACCCCGGTATTCGTCTTGTCCGTTTTTCTGCTTGCCAACCGGTTTGATGTCGACTGGCTGCGGCTGGGAGAGGCGCTGCTGCTGACGCTTCCGCTGTTTCTCGTCTATTATGTGTTCGATTTTCCGCTGCACATGCGTTGGTTTTTGTTGGGTCCCCTGATTTCATTTGTCGCTATGTACGGCTATTGGAACGGCAGGCTGCTCTTGTGGGCGTTCGGTTTGTACACGTTTTTTACCGTGTTTTTCTGGGGGACGTTGTATTACCATTTGCGGATCGGCACCACGTGGTGGAATTTCACGCGAATTTGGAAGCTGTTTTTGAGAAATAGTGATTCCACAAGCGGCAACGTGTTTGAACAATTGCCGAAGGTGTTTTTGCTGCTGCTGGTCCTGGATTGGAGTTATCACGGGCTGGCAGCCGCCGGCAGCGCCGGTAGGGAGACGGGTGCCGGGAACACAGACTGGGGTGCCGGGATCGCAGACAGGGGAGCGGTTGCCGGAACCGGTGGTCTGTTTGCCGGGACAGCCGCTTCCGGCGCTCCAATTGACTGGGTAGCGTATGCCGGATTCGTAGCGGGGGTGGCTGTTTTCAGTTGGCTCGTTCACAGGCTGCTTTTTAACTGGAAACCGCAAGAATACCCGACTTATACGTCCAATGCCGAAGTTTCCCGGCCGCTTGCCAAACGGGCGGTGGTGATCGTGATCGACGGCTGCCGCAAGGAGCGTTTCGAGCAGGCGGACGCGCCTTTTTTGCACCATTTGCGAACAACGGGCGTGTACTATGACCGCATGGAGACCGTCTATCCGGCGCGAACGGTGGTCTGTTTTTCTTCCATGTTCACCGGGACTTACCCGCGCGAACACGGGATTCGCTCGAACATGGTGTGGAAGCTGGGAGTCCGCGTCGAGAGCGTTTTTGACAAGCTGAAACAGCAGGGGCGAAAAGGGATCCTGTTCGGCTGCGCTCACCTGATCGATGCGTTCGGAGACTATGTGGAGAGCTTCACCTCGGTCGAAAAAAACGACATCGTCGACCACAAGATCATGGCGCGGGCAAAAGAGATCATGCGTCGCGAAAATCCGGATCTGATGGTGATCCAGCTGATCGCGGTCGACCAGACCGGTCACAGCCGCGGCGTGCTGTATCCCGAGTATCTGGAGAAAATCAGGGAGACTGACCGGCTGATCGAGGATTTTTACCGGTGGATGGAACAGGAGGGGTTCCACGACGATACGGTCGTGGCGGTGATGGCCGACCACGGGCAGGGGAACGGAATCGGCGGGCACGGTCACCTCGATGAGGGCGAGCGGTTTGTGCCGTTCCTTTTGCACGGGCCTTGCATGAAGCGGGGAGTTGAGGTGAAAGAGCTGCGCAGCATCGTTTCGCTGGCGCCGACCCTCTGCTATTTGCTCGGAATTCCGTATCCCGACAAGTCGCGCGGGCCTGTGCTTCTGGAAGCGATCGATCCGCTTGCCGACAGGTCGCAGGATGTCGCCGACCAATCTTGGAGCGATACAGAGACTGCAAAGAGGGAGTTACAGCATGAAGAAACTGATCGTCGTGATTCCGGCTTTTAA
- a CDS encoding glycosyltransferase family 2 protein produces MKKLIVVIPAFNEEESIATVIRKVPREFDPQVRVEVLVVDDGSTDRTALVARAAGADHILSFPANRGLGAAVREGLRVAYRLGADFAVMIDADDEYPADYIPQVVAPIRAGQADYVLASRFAGTIRGMKLHRRLGNFFFTWLQVLLLRKKISDGQTGFRAFSRQVLATLDIIHDYNYAQVMTINIVRQGYRLAEVPIPYKVRTTGRSFIRFWAYVRHVLPAIVREMRRKPGTGRSESENRTAASHWTIETANRR; encoded by the coding sequence ATGAAGAAACTGATCGTCGTGATTCCGGCTTTTAATGAGGAAGAGTCAATAGCGACCGTTATCCGCAAGGTCCCGAGAGAGTTCGATCCGCAGGTGCGGGTCGAGGTGCTGGTTGTCGATGACGGCTCGACGGACCGCACCGCTCTGGTGGCTCGGGCGGCGGGGGCGGATCATATTTTGTCGTTTCCCGCCAACCGCGGATTGGGGGCGGCCGTTCGCGAGGGGCTGCGGGTGGCCTATCGGCTGGGGGCCGATTTTGCCGTGATGATCGATGCGGACGATGAATATCCGGCTGATTATATCCCGCAAGTGGTGGCGCCGATTCGCGCCGGACAGGCCGACTATGTGCTGGCGTCGCGGTTTGCCGGGACGATTCGCGGCATGAAGCTGCACCGGCGGCTGGGGAACTTTTTTTTCACCTGGTTGCAGGTGCTGCTTCTGCGCAAAAAAATCAGCGACGGCCAAACAGGCTTCCGCGCCTTCTCGCGGCAGGTGCTGGCTACCCTGGACATCATCCATGACTACAATTACGCGCAAGTGATGACGATCAACATCGTGCGACAGGGATACCGCCTGGCGGAAGTGCCGATTCCGTATAAAGTGCGGACGACGGGGCGGTCTTTCATTCGCTTCTGGGCGTATGTGCGGCACGTGCTGCCGGCGATCGTGCGGGAGATGCGGCGGAAGCCGGGGACTGGCCGGAGCGAATCAGAGAATCGGACAGCGGCTTCACACTGGACGATCGAAACTGCCAACCGGCGTTAA
- a CDS encoding alpha/beta hydrolase has translation MEQVVTIRSGTIDLAATIHYPPAEDRVVNAPADALLQAAERAERGQTRIGVDRLFVQTARYLAERGSIVVRFDYGGCGESTGDYGQQGLEDLIRQTRHVIDYVWELAVIDRERLVLLGHSLGGAVALLTGALDPRVKSLVMWAAVAKPFIDIIRIVGEEAVEQPLQSGYVDYSGYRLTSRFFESLAIHQPLLQTCHFAGNVLLVHGSDDEVIPVDYCFLYQRAFWLRRKGRCDKEVILGANHTFSSISHRIRLLQATASWLAADHKNIEWSGWVI, from the coding sequence TTGGAACAGGTTGTGACCATCCGGAGCGGAACGATCGATTTGGCGGCGACCATCCATTATCCCCCTGCAGAGGATCGTGTTGTTAACGCCCCTGCAGACGCCTTGCTGCAAGCGGCCGAGAGGGCAGAGAGGGGGCAAACGCGGATCGGAGTCGATCGGCTGTTTGTGCAAACCGCTCGCTATCTGGCGGAGCGAGGGTCGATTGTGGTCCGTTTCGATTACGGCGGTTGCGGAGAGAGCACCGGGGATTACGGACAGCAAGGATTGGAAGACCTGATTCGGCAGACCCGGCATGTGATCGATTATGTGTGGGAACTCGCAGTAATTGACCGGGAACGACTGGTGCTGCTCGGACACAGCTTGGGCGGAGCGGTTGCGCTGCTGACCGGTGCTCTCGATCCAAGGGTGAAATCGCTTGTGATGTGGGCGGCGGTGGCAAAACCGTTTATCGACATCATCCGCATTGTCGGCGAAGAGGCGGTCGAACAGCCTTTGCAGTCCGGGTATGTGGATTATTCCGGCTATCGTCTGACCAGCCGTTTTTTCGAATCCCTGGCGATCCATCAACCGTTGCTGCAAACCTGCCACTTTGCGGGCAATGTGCTGCTGGTGCACGGCAGTGACGACGAGGTGATCCCGGTCGATTATTGCTTTCTGTACCAGCGCGCGTTTTGGCTGAGAAGGAAAGGAAGGTGCGACAAGGAGGTGATTTTGGGAGCGAACCATACGTTTTCCTCCATCAGCCACCGGATCCGGTTGTTGCAAGCCACCGCCAGTTGGCTTGCGGCCGATCACAAAAACATCGAATGGTCCGGATGGGTGATATAA
- a CDS encoding sulfonate ABC transporter substrate-binding protein, producing the protein MRMHTDKKRLAARWTMAAAIGLLALFPALTGCGTGERPVQGQPASPGQTSGKDAQHVVRIGYQKYGTLNLLKSKGNLEKRLASLGYSVQWLLFPAGPQLLEALNAGSIDLGHTGESPPIFAQAAGTPLVYVANEPASPEAEAILVKGDSSIRSVADLKGKKVALNKGSNVHYLLVKVLEKSGLQIADIQPVYLPPADARAAFERGSVDAWVIWDPFYAAAQQATGARVLADGTNLVANREFYLASQSFVKEHSDIITVVLEEVKKVDEWAKQDPHGVAAFLSPELGIDIASLEQASKRRSYGIEPVGEQVLADQQKIADTFFGIGLIPKQISVRDALFRSNR; encoded by the coding sequence ATGCGGATGCACACGGACAAGAAACGATTGGCAGCCCGATGGACGATGGCGGCGGCGATCGGCTTGCTGGCATTGTTCCCGGCATTGACCGGTTGCGGGACCGGCGAGAGACCGGTACAGGGCCAGCCGGCTTCTCCCGGCCAAACGTCAGGCAAGGATGCGCAACATGTGGTGCGGATCGGCTATCAGAAATACGGCACGCTCAATCTTCTGAAATCGAAGGGCAACCTGGAAAAACGGCTCGCTTCGCTTGGCTATTCGGTGCAGTGGCTGTTGTTTCCGGCCGGTCCGCAGCTGTTGGAAGCGTTAAACGCCGGCAGCATTGATCTCGGCCATACGGGCGAGTCGCCGCCGATTTTTGCCCAGGCGGCGGGAACGCCATTGGTGTACGTCGCCAATGAACCTGCAAGCCCCGAAGCGGAAGCGATTTTGGTGAAAGGCGATTCATCGATTCGCTCGGTTGCCGATCTGAAGGGCAAAAAAGTCGCTCTCAACAAAGGATCCAATGTTCATTATCTGTTGGTCAAAGTGTTGGAAAAATCTGGTTTGCAAATCGCCGACATTCAACCCGTTTATCTCCCTCCTGCAGATGCACGGGCAGCATTTGAACGGGGAAGTGTCGACGCCTGGGTGATCTGGGATCCGTTTTACGCTGCCGCCCAACAGGCGACAGGCGCCCGCGTTTTGGCAGACGGGACGAATCTGGTCGCCAACCGCGAGTTTTATTTGGCGTCACAATCCTTTGTGAAGGAACACTCCGACATCATCACGGTCGTGCTTGAGGAAGTGAAAAAAGTGGACGAATGGGCAAAACAGGATCCGCATGGAGTGGCTGCCTTTTTGTCGCCCGAACTGGGGATTGACATTGCCTCGCTGGAGCAGGCGTCGAAGCGCAGAAGCTATGGAATTGAGCCGGTGGGAGAACAGGTACTAGCGGATCAACAAAAAATTGCCGACACCTTTTTTGGCATCGGACTGATTCCCAAGCAAATATCCGTCAGGGACGCACTGTTTCGGTCAAATCGATAA
- the ssuD gene encoding FMNH2-dependent alkanesulfonate monooxygenase: MRLFWFLPTHGDGRYLGTAVGGRSTDYAYLRQVAQAADSLGYEGVLVPTGRSCEDSWILCSSLLPVTSRLRFLVAVRPGLMSPSAAARMAATFDRISHGRLLINVVTGGDPVELAGDGIFLDHDARYRVTDEFLTIWRLLVSGEEVDFDGDHLQVKGGKLLFPPVQKPYPPLYFGGSSAAGQQVAARHADVYLTWGEPPAQVAEKIEQVRRLAAERGRQLRFGIRLHVIVRETEKEAWDAAERLIRYVDDETIAHAQQIFARFDSEGQRRMVNLHAGSRDSLEISPNLWAGIGLVRGGAGTALVGDPQTVAQRMFEYAELGIETFILSGYPHLEEAYRVAELLFPLLPLNARQETGSMQLLGPFGEIVANQQVPKRKEAAV; the protein is encoded by the coding sequence ATGCGACTGTTTTGGTTTTTGCCGACACACGGGGATGGACGCTATTTGGGAACGGCGGTTGGCGGCCGTTCAACCGATTATGCCTATTTGCGGCAGGTTGCGCAAGCGGCCGATTCGCTTGGGTATGAAGGGGTACTTGTGCCGACGGGGCGTTCGTGCGAAGACAGCTGGATTCTCTGCTCGTCGCTGCTGCCGGTGACCTCTCGGTTGCGTTTTCTGGTGGCTGTGCGGCCAGGCTTGATGAGTCCGTCCGCAGCCGCGCGGATGGCGGCGACTTTTGACCGGATCAGCCATGGGCGTTTGCTGATCAACGTGGTGACGGGCGGTGATCCGGTAGAACTGGCGGGCGACGGAATTTTTCTCGACCACGATGCCCGGTACCGGGTGACAGACGAATTTTTGACCATTTGGCGGCTGCTGGTAAGCGGCGAGGAGGTGGACTTTGACGGCGATCACCTGCAGGTGAAAGGTGGGAAGCTGCTGTTTCCTCCCGTGCAAAAGCCCTATCCTCCCTTGTATTTCGGCGGCTCGTCGGCAGCTGGTCAACAGGTGGCCGCCAGGCATGCGGACGTCTATTTGACATGGGGGGAACCGCCAGCGCAAGTGGCGGAAAAGATCGAACAGGTGCGCCGACTGGCGGCGGAACGGGGCAGACAGCTGCGATTTGGAATCCGGCTGCACGTGATCGTGCGGGAGACGGAAAAAGAAGCGTGGGATGCGGCCGAACGGCTGATTCGCTATGTGGATGATGAAACGATCGCCCATGCCCAGCAAATTTTTGCCCGTTTCGATTCAGAGGGACAGCGCCGGATGGTGAACCTGCATGCCGGCAGCCGGGATTCGCTGGAGATCAGCCCGAATTTGTGGGCCGGTATCGGGCTTGTCCGGGGAGGAGCCGGCACCGCTTTGGTAGGCGACCCGCAAACGGTAGCCCAACGGATGTTCGAATACGCCGAGCTGGGGATCGAGACATTCATCTTGTCAGGGTATCCGCATCTGGAGGAAGCCTACCGCGTGGCCGAGCTCCTGTTTCCCCTGCTGCCGCTGAACGCGAGACAGGAAACCGGATCGATGCAACTGCTGGGACCGTTTGGCGAAATCGTCGCTAACCAGCAGGTACCAAAGCGGAAGGAGGCGGCTGTATGA
- the ssuC gene encoding aliphatic sulfonate ABC transporter permease SsuC has product MRQKRSGPAWANRFVPWLLPAILVGIWQWLSQFGWLSSKVLPAPTQVMEVAWHLVGSGELFRHVTISFERAAAGFLLGGGLGFAFGLVNGVFRFAETLLDTFIQMIRNIPHLAMIPLVILWFGIGEQAKLFLVSLGVLFPVYVNTLHGIRSVDPGLLEMGRVYGLNAWGLFWKILLPGALPSILVGVRYALGIMWLTLIVAETIASDKGIGYMAMNAREFMQTDVVVVSVLLYALFGKLADAVAKFCEKRWLKWNSVYQNL; this is encoded by the coding sequence ATGAGACAAAAGAGGAGCGGCCCAGCGTGGGCAAACCGATTTGTACCCTGGCTGCTGCCCGCTATTCTGGTGGGGATCTGGCAATGGCTCTCTCAATTCGGCTGGTTGTCTTCCAAAGTCCTGCCGGCGCCCACCCAGGTGATGGAAGTGGCCTGGCATTTGGTCGGGAGTGGGGAACTGTTCCGGCACGTCACCATCAGTTTTGAGCGGGCGGCGGCAGGTTTTTTGCTGGGAGGCGGCCTTGGATTTGCATTCGGGTTGGTGAACGGCGTGTTTCGGTTTGCAGAAACGCTTTTGGACACTTTCATCCAGATGATTCGCAACATTCCGCATCTGGCGATGATTCCGTTGGTGATTCTGTGGTTTGGGATTGGGGAGCAGGCCAAACTGTTTCTGGTGTCACTCGGGGTTTTGTTTCCCGTGTATGTTAACACATTGCACGGCATTCGCAGTGTGGACCCGGGATTGCTGGAGATGGGAAGAGTGTACGGATTAAACGCTTGGGGGCTCTTTTGGAAGATCCTGTTGCCAGGGGCGCTCCCCTCCATCCTGGTTGGCGTGCGGTATGCGCTCGGGATCATGTGGCTAACCCTGATTGTGGCAGAGACGATTGCATCAGACAAAGGAATCGGGTATATGGCGATGAACGCGCGTGAATTCATGCAGACGGACGTGGTGGTGGTAAGCGTTTTGTTGTATGCGCTGTTTGGCAAGCTGGCCGATGCGGTGGCCAAATTTTGCGAGAAACGGTGGCTGAAATGGAACTCCGTTTACCAAAATCTTTAA
- a CDS encoding ATP-binding cassette domain-containing protein encodes MESAGTHLKIESLQKSYGSHEVLSGVNLEVHSGEFVAIIGRSGCGKSTLLRLIAGLDTASAGRIVIDGQPVRGLHEQARVMFQDARLLPWKRVIENVGLGLKGDWLEKAERALQQVGLAERAHEWPSVLSGGQRQRVALARALVSEPRLLLLDEPLGALDALTRIEMQRLIERLWQEQKFTSLLVTHDVEEAVTLADRVILIEQGTIAMDLPISLPRPRHRGNALFAEFVDKVLRRIVREEGTVPLRLVENQVG; translated from the coding sequence TTGGAATCGGCCGGAACTCATTTGAAGATTGAATCGTTGCAAAAAAGCTATGGATCGCATGAAGTGTTGAGCGGGGTCAATCTGGAAGTCCATTCAGGCGAGTTTGTCGCCATCATCGGACGCAGCGGATGTGGCAAGAGCACTCTGCTGCGCTTGATTGCCGGACTCGATACGGCAAGCGCGGGCAGAATCGTCATCGATGGCCAACCTGTACGAGGACTGCACGAGCAGGCGCGGGTGATGTTTCAGGATGCCCGGTTGTTGCCATGGAAGAGGGTGATCGAAAACGTCGGGCTCGGCTTAAAAGGCGATTGGCTGGAAAAGGCGGAACGTGCTCTTCAGCAAGTGGGGCTTGCCGAGCGAGCTCACGAGTGGCCTTCCGTGCTATCCGGCGGCCAGCGGCAACGGGTGGCGTTGGCGAGAGCTCTGGTCAGCGAGCCGCGGCTGTTGTTGCTGGATGAACCGTTGGGCGCATTGGACGCTCTGACGCGAATCGAGATGCAGCGGTTGATCGAGCGCCTTTGGCAGGAACAAAAATTTACATCGCTGCTGGTGACCCACGATGTGGAAGAAGCGGTCACCCTGGCCGACCGGGTGATCCTCATCGAACAGGGGACCATCGCGATGGATCTGCCGATCTCCTTGCCGCGTCCCAGGCACCGGGGTAACGCTCTGTTTGCGGAATTCGTTGACAAAGTGTTGCGTCGTATTGTCAGAGAGGAAGGAACGGTTCCGCTTCGGCTGGTGGAGAATCAGGTTGGATGA